GCGTTTAGAGCTGTCGCCTAAAGAGGTTGATCTGCTGGTCTTTGGTCAAGTTGTACAAATGCCAGAAGCACCCAATATTGCGCGTGAAATTGTATTGGGCACGGGGATGAACGTCGCGACCGATGCATATAGTGTGTCTCGCGCTTGTGCTACCAGTTTTCAGGCCATCGCTAACGTGTCGGAAAGTATTATGGCAGGACATTCTGATGTGGGTGTGGCCGGTGGTGCAGATTCCTCATCGGTGTTGCCGATTGGTGTTTCTAAAACGCTTGCCACCGCGTTAGTCGAACTGAATAAAGCGCGAACGCTAGGACAACGTTTAAACATTATTAAGCGCTTGCGACTTAAACATCTGATGCCTGTACCACCAGCTGTTGCCGAATATTCCACTGGCCTCAGCATGGGACAAACTGCCGAACAAATGGCCAAATCACATGGCATCCTCCGAGAAGATCAAGATGCACTTGCGCATCGCTCGCACACACGAGCAGCCAAAGCTTGGCAAGATGGCCTGCTTAAGCCGGAAGTAATGACGGTTCATACGCCTCCTTTTAAAAGCTTTATTGAACAAGATAATGTGGTTCGGGGTGACTCTAAACTCGAATCATATGCGCGACTTCGCCCAGCTTTTGACCGCAAACATGGCTCTGTCACTGCCGCCAACAGTACACCATTGACCGATGGTGCAGCCGCTGTTGTATTGATGTCTGAATCTAAGGCAAAGGCCCTAGGGTATGAGCCTTTGGGCTATATTCGTTCATACGGCTTTTCAGCGATTGATGTTTGGGAAGACATGCTAATGGGGCCAAGTTATGCCACGCCATTAGCTCTAGCAAGAGCAGGTTTAACATTGAATGATTTAACGCTGATCGATATGCATGAAGCCTTTGCTGCCCAAACGTTGGCGAACGTGAAAATGTTTGGTTCTAAGGCATTTGCCAACGAGAAATTGGGCCTAAACCAAGCCATTGGTGACATTGATATGGACAAATTTAATGTTAATGGTGGTTCCATTGCTTATGGCCACCCATTTGCAGCGACAGGTGCTCGAATGATTACACAAACCCTCAATGAACTGCGCCGAAGAGGCGGAGGATTAGGACTGACAACAGCATGTGCAGCCGGTGGGTTAGGCGCGGCGATGATTGTAGAGGTGGACTCATGAGCACACAGAATAGCGCGTTCTCATTAACGTTTAGTGACGGCGTTGCCATTGTCACCATGGATGTGATTGGCGAGTCAGTGAATACATTAAAAGCTGAATTCGCTTCACAAATTAAAGGCGTTTTGACAGACATTAAAGCGACTTCGGACATCGTGGGTGTGGTGATTATCAGTGGCAAAAAAGATAGCTTTGTTGCTGGAGCTGATATCAGCATGCTCGATGCCTGCGAGACCGCAGCAGAGGCTGAAGCTTTGGCCTTGTCAGGGCATGAAGTGTTTTCTGAAATAGAGAATTTTCACGTGCCGGTCGTGGCCGCGATTGATGGCACTTGCTTAGGTGGAGGACTCGAGCTCGCAATGGCGTGTCATCACCGCATCATTTCCAACAATGAGAAAACGCGCTTGGGTTTACCTGAAGTACAACTGGGGCTTTTGCCTGGCGGCGGCGGTACACAGCGTTTGCCTCGACTTGTGGGGGCAACCAAAGCACTTGATATGATGCTCACTGGTAAACAGCTGCGTGCAAAACAGGCGTTGAAAGCAGGATTAGTTGACGATGTAGTGCCTGCGAGTATTTTATTGCGCGAAGCGAAGGTGCTGGCTTGCAAAGCCAAGCCTGCAGTTCGTACTGTTAAGCGCGATTTGATGGGCAAGTTGCTCGAAACTAATGCACTGGGACAAAAAGTTTTATTTGACCAAGCGCGCAAAAAGCTCTTGAGCAAAACTAAGGGTAACTACCCTGCGCCCGAGCGTATTGTTGAAGTGGTGGAGTTTGGTCTCAATAACGGCATGCAAGCAGGGTTAGCAAAGGAGGCAAAGTTGTTTTCTGAGCTAGTCATGTCGCCAGAATCTGTTGAGTTGCGACAGATCTTCTTTGCAACCACAGAAATGAAGAAAGAATTTGGTGTAGAAGGGGTTGAACCTGCGCAAGTCAATAAGGCGATGGTGTTAGGTGGCGGGCTGATGGGCGGGGGCATTGCCAATGTGACAGCAATTAAGGCTGGCATACCTGCGCGTATTAAAGATATTAGTGAAGTCGGTATCGGTCATGCATTGAAGTATTCTTATGATTTACTTCAGAAAAAAGTGAAGCGAAGAATCATGACTGCATCTGAGCGTGATCAGAACATGAGCTTATTAAGCGGCACGCTCGATTATTCTGGTGTCAAAGATGTTGATATTGTTGTGGAAGCCGTATTTGAGGACATTCAGCTAAAACATCAGATGGTCAAGGAAGTGGAAGCGCATTGTGCCGAGCACACGATCTTTGCATCAAACACTTCATCTTTACCTATTTCAGATATTGCTGAGGCTGCTTCTCGTCCTGAGAATGTCATTGGCCTTCACTACTTCTCACCCGTGGATAAAATGCCGTTAGCCGAAGTGATTGCGCACCCGGGCACATCGGATGAAACTATTGCCACGACTGTAGCTTTTGCGCGTAAGCAAGGCAAAACGCCAATTGTTGTAAAAGACGGCGCAGGCTTCTATGTAAATCGTATTCTTGCGTTGTACATGAACGAAGCAGCGCAATTACTGTTAAGTGGCGAGCCTGTTGAAAAACTTGATAAAATATTGGTTAAATTCGGGTTCCCTGTGGGGCCAATGACGCTTCTTGATGAAGTTGGTATTGATGTAGGAGCAAAGATTTCTCCAATACTTGAGTCGAAGCTTGGCGCTCGTTTTACGGCTCCTGCAGCTTTTGACAAGCTCATTGCCGATGATCGTAAAGGTAAGAAAAACAGTCGTGGTTTCTACCAGTACGGTGCTAAGAAAAAAGGCCCGAAAAAAGTTGATGACACGGTGTATGCAACGTTAGGTGTGACCCCAGCAGGGCACTTACCTGCAAATCGCATTGTTGAGTTGTGTGTGATGCAAATGTTGAATGAAGCTGCTCGCTGTTTAGAAGAGGGGATACTCGCATCTGCGCGTGATGGAGATATTGGCGCTATTTTTGGCATTGGTTTTCCTCCGTTCTTAGGAGGGCCATTCCGCTATATGGACCGTTTGGGCGCAGATAAAGTTGTTGAACGACTGACTGAGTTTGAGCAGCAATTTGGTGAACGTTTTACGCCATGTGACTTGTTGAAATCAATGGCTAAAAACAACGAGTCTTTTTACTAGGCCGATAAAAGTGTGATCTAGGTAGTGTTTTATAAGTGACAGCTTATAATGGTTGTCTGTTCACACTGGAGTTGCATTTGTGTTGTCGTTGCTTGTTTTAATCAATGTAGTGTTGGCTATCTGGGCTTTTTATTCGGCTCAATTAAACCAAATGAATGCCAAAACATGGCCACTGATCGTGTTGATGATTGGACCGTTGGGTTTGATATTGATGCGGACTCATCGTCGGATGCACTGGCAACGTCACATTGGGCGTGATGCACAATTGGTATTGTTCTGAGTGACTGAGCACAAAGCTTTATGAAAACGGGCAGAAGAGATGATCTCCTGCCCGTTTTTTTATCCCCACCAGCGATTGGCTTGAATCACTTCAAGTTGCTCTAAACCTTCGGGTAATTCCACTTTATATGTTTTTGCTTTACCTGTGAGTAAACGCATAATTGAATCGAACATATAGAAAACTCCTGTTAGATTCGGATTTGAATTCGCTTTTGCTCTTGTTCTGGGCTAATACGAATTTGAATTCGATCGTCTGATGCCGTATTCAGTTGAGCTAATTCAGGGGAGATACGAATCTGGATGCGCTCTTGTTCTTGCTCAGGGGAGA
This genomic window from Echinimonas agarilytica contains:
- the fadI gene encoding acetyl-CoA C-acyltransferase FadI, with the protein product MSANAIPLTTLSGDRIAVVSGLRTPFAKQATAFHKIPAVDMGKVVVQELLTRLELSPKEVDLLVFGQVVQMPEAPNIAREIVLGTGMNVATDAYSVSRACATSFQAIANVSESIMAGHSDVGVAGGADSSSVLPIGVSKTLATALVELNKARTLGQRLNIIKRLRLKHLMPVPPAVAEYSTGLSMGQTAEQMAKSHGILREDQDALAHRSHTRAAKAWQDGLLKPEVMTVHTPPFKSFIEQDNVVRGDSKLESYARLRPAFDRKHGSVTAANSTPLTDGAAAVVLMSESKAKALGYEPLGYIRSYGFSAIDVWEDMLMGPSYATPLALARAGLTLNDLTLIDMHEAFAAQTLANVKMFGSKAFANEKLGLNQAIGDIDMDKFNVNGGSIAYGHPFAATGARMITQTLNELRRRGGGLGLTTACAAGGLGAAMIVEVDS
- the fadJ gene encoding fatty acid oxidation complex subunit alpha FadJ codes for the protein MSTQNSAFSLTFSDGVAIVTMDVIGESVNTLKAEFASQIKGVLTDIKATSDIVGVVIISGKKDSFVAGADISMLDACETAAEAEALALSGHEVFSEIENFHVPVVAAIDGTCLGGGLELAMACHHRIISNNEKTRLGLPEVQLGLLPGGGGTQRLPRLVGATKALDMMLTGKQLRAKQALKAGLVDDVVPASILLREAKVLACKAKPAVRTVKRDLMGKLLETNALGQKVLFDQARKKLLSKTKGNYPAPERIVEVVEFGLNNGMQAGLAKEAKLFSELVMSPESVELRQIFFATTEMKKEFGVEGVEPAQVNKAMVLGGGLMGGGIANVTAIKAGIPARIKDISEVGIGHALKYSYDLLQKKVKRRIMTASERDQNMSLLSGTLDYSGVKDVDIVVEAVFEDIQLKHQMVKEVEAHCAEHTIFASNTSSLPISDIAEAASRPENVIGLHYFSPVDKMPLAEVIAHPGTSDETIATTVAFARKQGKTPIVVKDGAGFYVNRILALYMNEAAQLLLSGEPVEKLDKILVKFGFPVGPMTLLDEVGIDVGAKISPILESKLGARFTAPAAFDKLIADDRKGKKNSRGFYQYGAKKKGPKKVDDTVYATLGVTPAGHLPANRIVELCVMQMLNEAARCLEEGILASARDGDIGAIFGIGFPPFLGGPFRYMDRLGADKVVERLTEFEQQFGERFTPCDLLKSMAKNNESFY